The proteins below come from a single Aegilops tauschii subsp. strangulata cultivar AL8/78 chromosome 6, Aet v6.0, whole genome shotgun sequence genomic window:
- the LOC109762564 gene encoding RNA-binding NOB1-like protein, translating to MEEAWPALGPAAGDAAFPPPPPPGAPAGGGAPVAWGAAATARREAVAKESPAQAVSRIVSSCANSSGLAVAVVDANAVISGGAALASTAGRLVTVPEVLEEVRDAAARRRLALLPTPVETVEPAPEFVKRVVKFARETGDLQTLSDVDMKIIALAYMLEAEVHGTSHLREHPPPLHVVSVRTLQEAPLPGWGSNVPNLEEWEALDKMSEAGGNLNSRILPLKDLENQEIPTSETNSISETQGGEEFQPSKKDACIPWEDDENNEGWLPAVGRTTHRKYLRRKARRDALKASGESFDTSSVAPSVDEDNDLSENGLDSVDGPSAVPEKTRSNTDNLESLEGNEPKIAGDQLSNGENGVGDADTVEGIIDTDSCTEQLDNLDIKSETEEGVSASFVDDESSEQSWALRSLSESTVACVTSDYAMQNVILQIGLRLLAPGGMQIRQLHRWVLRCHACYKVTQEIGKIFCPKCGNGGTLRKVSVTVGENGITMASRRPRVTLRGTKFSLPMPQGGRDAVIKNPILREDQLPQKVLHPKSKKSSKLGDDFLGAEDIFTHSGEKKVELKPPVRKALAMFSGKRNPNDNHFSRKKN from the exons ATGGAAGAAGCGTGGCCGGCCCTCGGCCCGGCGGCCGGCGACGCGGCCTTCCCGCCCCCGCCACCTCCCGGCGCTCCTGCCGGCGGCGGGGCCCCCGTGGCGTGGGGCGCGGCCGCGACGGCGAGGCGGGAGGCGGTGGCCAAGGAGTCGCCCGCGCAGGCGGTGAGCCGGATCGTGTCCAGCTGCGCCAACTCGAGCGGCCTGGCCGTGGCCGTCGTCGACGCCAACGCCGTCATCTCGGGCGGCGCCGCGCTGGCCTCCACCGCGGGGCGGCTGGTCACCGTGCCCGAGGTGCTCGAGGAGGTGCGCGACGCCGCCGCGCGCCGGAGGCTCGCGCTCCTGCCCACCCCCGTCGAGACCGTCGAGCCCGCGCCCGAGTTCGTCAAGCGAG TTGTCAAGTTTGCCAGGGAAACAGGAGATCTCCAGACACTCTCAGATGTTGATATGAAGATTATCGCTCTAGCTTACATGTTGGAGGCTGAGGTCCACGGTACCAGCCATCTGCGGGAGCACCCACCTCCATTGCATGTGGTCAGTGTCAGGACATTGCAAGAGGCTCCGCTGCCAGGCTGGGGTTCTAATGTGCCTAACCTAGAAGAGTGGGAAGCATTGGATAAGATGTCCGAGGCAGGCGGGAATCTTAATTCTCGGATACTCCCACTGAAGGACCTTGAGAACCAAGAAATCCCTACAAGCGAGACCAACAGTATTTCTGAGACACAAGGAGGTGAAGAGTTTCAGCCTTCAAAGAAAGATGCATGTATTCCTTGGGAAGATGATGAGAACAATGAAGGTTGGTTGCCTGCTGTTGGCCGCACCACGCACAGAAAATATTTGCGGAGGAAAGCGAGGCGAGATGCCCTCAAGGCATCTGGAGAAAGTTTTGATACAAGTTCTGTTGCTCCATCAGTCGATGAAGATAATGACTTGTCTGAAAATGGATTGGATTCAGTGGATGGCCCTTCTGCTGTTCCAGAGAAAACAAGGTCAAATACTGACAACTTGGAATCTCTGGAAGGGAATGAACCAAAAATTGCTGGAGATCAACTATCTAATGGGGAGAATGGGGTAGGCGATGCTGATACTGTTGAGGGCATAATTGATACTGATTCATGCACTGAACAATTGGATAATTTAGATATAAAAAGCGAGACCGAGGAAGGTGTCAGTGCATCTTTTGTAGATGATGAGAGCAGTGAGCAGAGTTGGGCCCTGAGGTCCTTATCTGAATCTACTGTAGCATGTGTTACTAGTGACTATGCCATGCAAAACGTTATCCTCCAGATTGGTCTCCGTCTCTTGGCACCAGGTGGCATGCAAATACGTCAGTTGCATAG GTGGGTTCTGAGGTGTCATGCTTGCTACAAGGTGACACAAGAGATTGGAAAAATATTCTGTCCAAAGTGTGGCAATGGTGGCACCTTGCGAAAGGTTTCAGTAACAGTTGGTGAAAATGGGATTACTATGGCTTCACGACGCCCGCGTGTTACTCTCCGAGGCACAAAA TTTTCCCTTCCGATGCCTCAAGGTGGAAGAGATGCCGTCATTAAGAACCCCATTTTGCGTGAAGACCAACTTCCACAGAAGGTTCTGCATCCTAAATCGAAGAAGTCAAGCAAGCTG GGGGATGATTTCTTGGGCGCTGAGGACATATTCACGCACAGCGGCGAGAAGAAGGTGGAGCTGAAACCTCCAGTAAGGAAGGCGCTCGCAATGTTCAGCGGGAAACGGAATCCGAACGACAACCACTTTTCTCGCAAGAAGAACTAA
- the LOC109762563 gene encoding F-box/kelch-repeat protein SKIP4, which translates to MNHHLQSSDYQKLFCRRMDSAELQTPLLHGLPDEIALLCLARVPRQYHNALRCVSRGWKALLCSEEWHSYRKRNNLDESWIYVICRGTGFKCYVLVPDPMTRCLKVIQVMEPPCSGREGVSIETLDRRLFLMGGCSWLKDATDEVYCYDAASNHWSKAAPMPTARCFFVSAALNDKIYVTGGLGLTDKSPNSWDIYDKATDSWFLHKNPMLTPDIVKFVALDDELVTIHKASWNRMYFAGIYDPVDQSWRGKENEIALCWSGPTVVVDGTLYMLDQSLGTKLMMWLNETKEWVMVGRLSDKLTRPPCELVAIGRKIYVIGKGLSTVTIDMDMAARVDGFLVSSSTGPLMEHDFSPEKCSVITI; encoded by the exons ATGAACCATCACCTTCAAAGTAGTGATTACCAGAAGCTCTTCTGTAGGAGGATGgattctgctgagctccagactCCCCTTCTACATGGTCTTCCGGATGAAATCGCTCTTCTTTGCCTGGCAAGGGTTCCTCGGCAGTATCACAATGCTCTCAGATGTGTCTCGAGGGGATGGAAGGCATTGTTATGTAGTGAAGAGTGGCACTCTTACCGCAAGAGGAACAACTTGGATGAGTCCTGGATATATGTGATCTGTAGGGGTACAGGCTTCAAATGCTATGTTCTTGTTCCTGACCCTATGACCCGGTGCTTGAAAGTCATCCAAGTCATGGAACCTCCATGCTCAGGGCGGGAAGGCGTTTCCATAGAGACCTTGGACAGGAGGTTATTTCTCATGGGTGGTTGTAGTTGGCTAAAGGATGCTACTGATGAAGTGTATTGTTACGATGCTGCTTCAAATCACTGGAGCAAAGCAGCACCAATGCCTACTGCTAG GTGCTTCTTTGTATCTGCAGCTCTGAACGACAAGATTTATGTTACTGGAGGACTCGGACTGACCGACAAGTCACCTAATTCTTGGGACATCTATGACAAAGCCACAGACTCCTGGTTCTTGCACAAGAACCCGATGCTCACTCCCGACATTGTCAAATTCGTGGCGTTGGATGATGAGCTGGTGACCATCCATAAGGCGTCCTGGAACAGGATGTACTTTGCGGGAATATATGACCCGGTCGACCAGTCCTGGAGGGGCAAGGAGAATGAGATTGCCCTGTGCTGGTCTGGGCCGACGGTCGTCGTTGATGGGACGCTCTACATGCTCGACCAGTCCCTCGGCACGAAGCTGATGATGTGGCTGAACGAGACCAAGGAGTGGGTAATGGTCGGCAGGCTGTCGGACAAGCTCACGCGCCCGCCCTGCGAGCTTGTGGCCATCGGCAGGAAGATCTATGTGATCGGCAAGGGGCTGAGCACGGTGACCATCGACATGGACATGGCGGCCAGGGTGGACGGGTTCCTGGTCTCCTCGTCAACCGGGCCGCTGATGGAGCACGACTTCTCGCCGGAGAAGTGCAGTGTCATCACCATCTGA